DNA sequence from the Candidatus Cloacimonadaceae bacterium genome:
CTTTCCACCTGGCTGCGCGAGGTGCTGTCTCTCACCGGCACCAAGATCGGCTGCGACATCGGTGTCTGCGGAAGCTGCACCGTGCTGGTGGACGATCTTCCTTTACGCGCTTGCAAACTGCTGCTGAAAAACCTTGAGGGCAAATCCGCGCTCACCATCGAGGGACTGGCACTTCCCGACGGCTCGCTCCATCCGATCCAGCAGGCGTTCATCGATTGCGGCGCGATCCAATGCGGTTTCTGCACCCCGGGCATGGTGCTTTCCGCCTATGCTTTACTGATAAAGAATCCTTCTCCCTCCCGGATCCAGATCAGACAAGCGATCAAGGGAAACCTCTGCCGCTGCACCGGTTATCAACAGATCGTCGATGCCGTGATGGCGGCTGCTCAGCGGATGAGAGCCACAAACCAAGACCAATAATCATCTTTTCAAGGAGTACTATCATGAGTAATATCGATCAAATCAAAGCCCTATTAATGGAACTGGAAGAGCTGAAAACCGATAACTTCGGCAAGGATTTCCTCTTGACCTGGGAAAACAGCCAGGACAACCTCAAAGCCGTGATGGCGGTGGCGGAAAT
Encoded proteins:
- a CDS encoding (2Fe-2S)-binding protein; the encoded protein is MITVNGTPHQITNPEMKLSTWLREVLSLTGTKIGCDIGVCGSCTVLVDDLPLRACKLLLKNLEGKSALTIEGLALPDGSLHPIQQAFIDCGAIQCGFCTPGMVLSAYALLIKNPSPSRIQIRQAIKGNLCRCTGYQQIVDAVMAAAQRMRATNQDQ